The genomic segment ggagccaggacTGGCTCTGTCAGGCAGCGGGAgccaggggaggagctgcagctggtgctgcagggctgggaataAGATCCAGGTGGGTCTCGCCCCGCTGGCACCCGGACTGGCAAGGGCCCCAAGCCCTATTACACAGCTCCCAGGGCACTTAGccagcagtgccaggggctggggcaggggccagccgaGAagcctgcaggggggtgggggagtgagccGGGGCTGGCGCGTGGCTGGGATGTGCAGAGGTCTCCCTGTCTGACACCGATGTTCCCATCTGCTCTCCCCCCACGCGGCTCCAGGACGTGGAGCGAGCCCATCGCGAGTTGCTGCGGTCACTGGGAAGAGGCTCGTCAGCTGAGACCACCCCGGTGGGGGTCACCACGCTGGAGATGGGGCCATGGCCAGAGTGCCCCCCTGCCTTCGCCGCTGACcactgtccctcccctgcccggcgAGGCTgcgggccccagcagctggcaagCCCGGTGAGTGGAAGGGATGTTGCTTCATGAGCCTTGCTGGACACACCCTGCTGCTAAAGCCCTTGGactgccccttgctgccccctggCCTCTGCAGTCctgcctccccttgccccagcctggagccacccctctcccccagccggctgcagggCGACCTGGTCCCGTACGCACCTCTTCACCAGATCCCTTTCTCCgcctcagtgcctcagtttccccagcagtaGCCCAGGGACGCTACCGCTGACCCAgcaggtgccagggaatgggtTGGTGGCCTGGACCTTTGCTGCCTTccctctcagccctgctgctctgcatctCTTCCAGGCTCCGGAGCCCTTGCTAAGGAacgcccctgccctgctgtcctGCCAGGGGGCAGAGCTCCCCCAGGAGGGCTGGGAAGCCGAAGCCGCCAGGCCCGCCCAGTACTCCCCCGACCAGCAGCGAATCCCTTGGGAGGCCGGACAGCCCGAATGCTGAAACGGACCcgtgggggctgcagctggactCAGAGCAGCATGTTAGGTTCGGCTCATCAGTGTGTCTCCTTCTCGCCATGGGGCTGGGTGCCCCTTTGCTCGGAGAGCCAGTGCCCGCCACCCCGCATGCCACCTGCCGCTGGCAGGTTGGGCCCCCCCGGATGAGCCATCCTGTACACGCGAGCTGGAGTATAGTCTGTTGAATGCACTTTGTGTGTCTCTCCCGCGGTGGGGCCCAgccaccaccctctgctgcccagatataaatatgtatgtatgtgcATTGGGTTCTTGTAAATAACCGGActgtgtgccctgccctgccatggccaATACCACtatcctgctgccctgccctgccctgccctgcccgggcaaAGGAGAGTCCAAGCCGCCCACTCCTCAGACCACTAGGGGTCCCTGTGGCCATctggctggggctcccctggggggagcACATGCTGTGGGCATTAGCCGTCTCTTCTCCTTGCTCCCACTCACCAAAACTGCTGCTCCCTCCTTCAGGTGGAGGCTGCCTGGCAAACGCATGTGGCGCCCGGAGCCGGCTGGGTCCCCAGGGTGGGCCACGGGCTGGGAAAACGGGACACAAGGTGGCCACAGAAAAATCCCTGTGTGCTTGGAGACAATCAACCAGCCGGAGGCTCCGTGGTGAGCAGAGCCTGGCCCCTGGCTTCACCCCAGGGACCTGAGCACAGCCAGGCTCCCATCAGCTGCCGTGGCTGGAGGGAGGAGCCGGGAGAGACCCTGCCCACTTCCCAATCAGCTTTTGGCTtgtctcaggctgctgctgcgtTGTCAGACGTCCTGGCCCCCGGCCCAGTCCCACCCGTGTATATAACTAGCTGGAGGGCTGGCTGTTGGCTATTCCAGGCCGTATAATCGGTTTTATTTTCTTCCCTTTAatggtaaagatttttttttaaagaaaagtgaaaTATTCTTCCCTGGCTGGCGTGTGGTCCTTCGCTGCGGGGTGGGGCCGCCCAGACCTGCTGCAGCGGGGGGACGGGGTCCTTTGTTGCCAaccctcctcatcctgccagccagaggcatgtgcagtgggcggggggctgggtgcTTTCCCTAGCACTAGGAGCTgctctccatgtgctgctgcaggtGTATGTATGTCATGGGGGAGCAGAGAGGCGGGTGTGGGAagaggagccccccaccctgcaggagCAGGTAACCCCAGTTCTCCCCATCCTCCCATGGGGCTGTGTCAGGGCTGGCTGACAACTCTATGGGCTTGGTTCCCTGGCGGGGGGCTGACCTGTCGCTGTGCACCCAGCGCATGGCGGGGAGGCGCGTCACTGACAGCACCCACCCCTAGTGGCAGCTGTGCAAGTGAGGACCGGCCCTTGGGCATTGGGAGCCGCTGCCCTCCCATGGGCACCACCCTGtgtcctcccccttctccctcagGCTGAGAACGTGGGACAGGCGACTTAGTCAGCGTCCACAGGGCAGCACagtgctccagccagcctgggatcGTTCACTTACGGGCTCAAGGCCTCTGCCTGGGAGGACTCCAGGACCTTCCCTCGGAgtttcctcctgccccactgcataATCCCTCCTGAGTGAGCAAGGGGGCCCGGCCTGCTCCCCCTTAGGTCCTGGCAAtgcccagctggccctgggaaaagagcctgaagagagtgaatgctccaccccagagctggctttATCAAAGCTATTGAGCAGTGGTCTGGCAGGGTTACCAGCTGGTGTGGGCCAGGAATCCTGCACAAGGGGGaaggggctgcctgggccccCTCGAGGCCAGGTCCTGCCTGGGCAGCATTCAGCCAGTGTGCTCCAGGGCCTCCAGACTGGCACGGGAGGGAGCAGCCATGTCCAGCCCCCTAGCTGGGTGCCACCAGCTCGTCATCCGACAccttgggctgctgctgcctgaggatggGGTTGCGCGGCAGCATCAGCTCCTGCAGCTTGGCGAAGGTCTTGCTCTCAGCGGGGAAGCGGTTCTTCTGAGAAGgcggagggggttgggggtgcagagagGGCAATGCTGTGAGCCCTGCCCAGAGCAAGGGGGCAtagctcacccccagcccccgtgcTGGAATGTGGTACTCACCCCCAGAGACAGCCGCAGCAGGCCCATCTGACCCTTGACCCCTGCCGTGGCCTTGCCGGCCTGCTGCTGGCTCTCCATAGCTGCCAGGAAGGCTTTCAGGCCCTGCTCTGTGATCTGGttccctgggggggcagggagggacagatGTGGATCAGTGGTTGGTTTAAACCCTCTCTcagctggggcccaggatgggcTTTGCCCTGGAGATCTCAGGCAGGACCGGCACCCTTGGAAGACACTGGCACagtggctgggaggcagaggatcAGTCCCTTCAACCGCTCAGGCTGCATGAGTGtctcctgccactgctggggaTATGGTCCCAGAGCGAGCCCAGGAGGCACACGGCAGGAGGGGgagctcccaggctgggctgtgTGGAGTGATGTGGAGAACAGGCTTGTGGGCTGGTCCTAgcccaagcccaggggctgctggccctgctccagcctgaCTGAGGCTGCAGAACACAGCAGCAGTCTGTGCACCCCATTGGCGCAGCTCTCAGCCTGGCTTGCTGGCCACGGCCCCGGGGGAGGGAGGCGGTGCGCCTGCCCTGTTAGGTGAGATGGCATGCGGTTTACATACAGCTGAGGTTTAAGTTGATGAGCACGCGGTTGCCTGGCAGAAAGACCTTCCCATCCCGGTGCTCAGCCTGTTCCAGCAGTGGGTTCACAATCTCCGTAGGCTCCAGAACCTGGGTACAGAGAGCAGGTCTGCAGGCAGCCCCTACATTCCACCCAGGGAGGAATTGGGACACTGGCTGGAATCGCCTAGTGCCCAGGGGAGTTAGGAGCAGGGATCCCATTGCTTTTCCCTGGGCAGCGGGTTCCTTActcctccaagcccctttgaaaatcCCCAGCATCTGCTGAGCTGCTGGTTCCATGTCTCAGTCCCACAGCACTTGACAAGCAAATTGGCCGCCTGTGGAGTGGGACGGGGCCGCTGTTCACGTGGGGCACAGCCACTCTGGAGCCTCCCCACAATGGGCTGTAACAGCCTCTAGCCCTGTACGTCAGCAGAACCTCCACTCTGGCTCTTGCTGCTGTGTGATGAGTGCCCACCCTGAGCAGGGATGTGCTGCAGCGGACTGCAAGCCACGTCCCccggctggccagggctccctcaCCTCCTGCTCCGGCAGCAGGCTGCGCTTCTCCCGGCTGCCCGGCTTGGTTCCTTTCCCTCGAACAACTTTTTGCTCCGGGGTGGAAACCACTAGGGGAAGGAAAgttcagcagggagctgctgagtATGCTCCAGCTGAACCAGCAagggggcctgtggcaccttaagccCAACAGTTTGATTAGGGCAGAAGCTGccgtgggctggagcccacttgcATTAGGCAGGGGCTATTTCCACCTGCACAGATGGGAGTGGAGGACCAATGCTAACGACAGCTGTTCagtcagggggagggggacatggcctgctcccaacacctgAAGAGATGGTGTGAATTCCTAAAGGGGGGGAATTAGATTTTATCCTGAGCTCACCACTCCCGGTCTCTCGTCAGCCCCAGCGTGATCGTGCCAAGTGTGGCAACTAGCGTCTGTCACCACCTGCCCAGGGAGGGTGACGTGCTCTTCCACTGGGTTTTGTACATTACTGCTCCTGGGGTCTGATTCATGCCCATTTATTCTATTGTGTAGCATGTCTGGGTGgtcagtgtacatggcagagggcgTGGCTGGCGCAGGATGGCATCTCtcacaggagagatgcaggtgcagGAGCCCTTGAGCGTGTGGCTGCTGAGATGGTATCACTAAGGTCCCTGTgcagacagagctggcagcagggttgggtgcagggattggttcccgggctagtgtttctgtggtggggTGTGGTTGGGGGTGTCTAAGCAAGGACCAGCCCACCACCCACGGCCTGCGAGAGcgagggagcagctgccagggtGGCTTGTACCTCCTTGCTGACATGCTGGAGGAGAAGCTTTAGCTGGGGGCAGAGATGGAATTCACATGCAACCTCGACACGATCCAACTAGGTCTGAATAgacgaatcatagaatcacacaacactagcactggaagggacctggagaggtcattgggtccagtcccctgccctcatggcaggaccaagcaccatccagaccatccctggtagacatctatctaacctgctcttaaatatctccagggatggaaatcccacaacctccccaggcaatttattccagtgtttgaccaccctgacagttaggaactttttccctaatgtccaacctaaacctcccttgcagtttaagcccattgctccttgttctatcctcagaggccaaggagaagaatcttcctccctcccccttgtaaagctctttgaggtacttgtaaaccgctgtcatgtcccctctgagttttctcttttctgaactaaacaagcccagttctgttTTGTCCCTCACAgcccatgttctctagacctttaatcattcttgttgaagtgagccccagcccctgaaagcttgtgcccaagtaaatgggttagtctttaagatgccacagggctccttGGGTTTTGGTTTTCTAGAGGGCAGCACACACCGCtagccaggtgcccagctcaaGGTGAGAGAGAACTGGCAGGAGGCAGTGCCTCTCATTCCTTGGCATGCGCTCTCCTTcaggaggtggggtgaggggaggttgGCATTTCTACTCACATTTCTTGGCTTGTTTAGGATCCTCCTTCTTTGCTGGTGCCAAGGCTGGGCCACCTGTGACCCCCCCGGCACCTGCTGCGCCTCCCTgagctttttcctcttttttcaaaagctccTGTAAGGAACAGCATCGGCCTGAAGGACTGGCCAGTTCAATACCTGTGGCTGTTTGCAAACTCCTCTCCAGGCTTGACTTTGGCCCTACCCCATTGCCAGTGTCCAACCCTTGTCTGACAGACGGAGGGACAGGGAAGACCAACGTTGCCAAGTGAACctggtgacagagctgggaaaagaacccaggagtcctgaccccccacttctctgctctggccacaaACTCTCACTACCCCttcagaaatgaaatgaaaagccaGAAGTCCTGAGGCCACACCCCTCTCCTCTTCAAAGCAAGGCTCAGATGCTGGGATCCCTCAGCCCTTGCAAGGAGGAGGATGTGTGCCAGGTAGGTTGGACAAACCTGGCTCTGAGTTCCTGCGAAGGGCTGGGTAGAAGCGGCCAGGCTCGGTCCTGTCCGCAGCCCTCACCTTTTTCTTGGACGTGGTCTTGCTCTGCTTGGCTGCCTGCAGCTTGTCAATGGTGGTATTGCTGATGAGGCTGGAGGGACGCTCGATGCTTTTGACATCTGCATGTCTCAGAGGCTGGAACACAGGCAGAGGGATTTTAATCTGGAGAGCCAGACAGCAATGCCAGCTCTACTTTCGCTACCTTCGAACCCTCCTCAAGCTAAGCCAAACAATTACCAGCGCGGATCGCCAATCGGCTTAGAAGCGGGGCCTCTCAGATCTACAGTGTGAACTAAAAGAATGGTGCCACTATGTGgtagcagtagtaggctgttATACTCTCAGAAGGTAGCAGGGACACGGCCCACACCAGGGTAAATCTGTTACCCTTGGTGCCCTGGTTCTGTGGCACTCAAGAGTTTATCAGGAAGCTTGGCCTGGCCCTGCAGAAAAGAGGTCAGGTGCTAACGCCCACAACACCCTTGAGCGGCTGTGCACCGTCGCCCTCCAATCGGCGTGTGGCCTGGTGGAACCTTACCGAACGGGACCGTTCCTGCAACTCTTTCTCCAGCAGAAGTCGTCTCCGCTCCACCACTTCGGTGTGAGTCAAAGCAAAAGGCCCCAGGACCTAGCACCAGGCAGGGGCAGTCAGTGTTGCTGCATCTCTCTGGGTCACAGTAGCAtatcccgccccccgccccatgcacACACTCCACAGAGGGGGCAGCATGGGGTCTCGGCACCACTTCGATCCCTGGCACTTCTGTGACCCAACGATGTTACCATAGCCTGAGCCAGAGAGGTGCTCAGGATCGGGTCCCTCGGGGCCTGCTCTCTCCAGGGGCTGTGCTGGTGTGTCCTGGGGAGCGGAGCGGTCTCTTTCGGCAGTGGCTGGGAACCACGACCGAGCAGAGCAGCGTACGGCAGTGGGCTCAGCCCTGGATGGTGCCACTGCAGGCTCAAAGCCTGGTGCAAGTCACGTCTGGCCAGCTTTGGCgctggggacagggaggagcAGCACTTCCACtcttgggggagggctgcagaagAGTTTCACGTGGGCAATTCGGCTCGTGGCCTCAGGCCCAGGGGCAAGCTGGGAGGCCAGACGGCCGGAGGCACTGTGCCGAgggagcctggtgggcagacaCTGGGGCTTCCACTGCTTCAAACTGTCTCACGCATTCAACGCAAATGCCTTGTGcgggctgggagcacagctggTTAGCTAGCAAGccacctcccttctcccttcagtgagagtgcccaGAGCCCCATCGCAGTCCTGTGTCAAGCCCTTCGCCCCCAGCTGCTAcaaaggggaggagggagccacTGCTGGGCGAAGACGCTCTTAACAGGGCTCCTCCACTCCCTGGGCTACACAGCGAAGGCCTTGTCCTGGGCCCACCTCTGCCAGCTTGAGCGCCCCGGGGTCTCCGATGTGATTGTGCGCCAAAGACAAGGACAGCAGAGAGCGATTCAACCGCAAGCCCTGCTCGGACCCGGCAGGGAGCGGCCACAGGCAGACGTGCAAGGAAAGGAAAATACggtcagctgggagcagggcgagccctggaCTGACTCCGCCAGCGGGCTGGGCCTTCCgtcagcagctcctcccaccgAGGGACACACCCTGGatccccctggcctggcctggcaggagAGCACACAAAGCTCCAGCCTGCACAGGTCCATCTCTGGCGTAAAAAATAAGTAAGTGGCAGGGCAAGGCTTCAAACCCAGCTGGTGCTTTAACCACTTGGCCCCTGTGCCCCATCACAGGTGCCCCCCTCCAGGCAGAAGGCCCAAGAGCTGTCCCCCTCCAACGATCTTTGGCAGTTCCTCCCCCTCCCGGTCACGCTCCCGCCCCCGCCTCTCACCTCCGCGATGTAGCCGGCCCCCAGGTCTGAGATGTGGTTGAAGCTGAGGGTCAGCGAGACCAGGCTGTTGTTGCAGGACCTCAGGGTGGAGAGGGCTTGGCCGATCCGTCTGGCTTGGGCATCGCCGATGCTGTTGTTTCTCAGCGACacgtgagccaggctgcagggccatgcGGGGAGAGGATGTCAGTTTGTGGTCGGGTCCCATCAGACTATCCCGCTCTCCGGAAGGGAAAAACAcacccgggggtggggagggacttgCCAGTGCCCTACCTTGACATAGGCAGGAGTGAGCCCAGCCAGGCTCTGCCTGGGGCAAGGGACGGTAACAGGCGGATGCTGCATGGGCCCCTTGCAAATGGGCCCGGGGCTGAGGTCTTTGTTTAGGAGATGGCTGCAGAGCTAATAATCCCCTGGAGTCCGAGACAGAACATCCCATCTCAGCCAGTGCTCCACAGCCCTCCTCTCCACTGGAACCAGCATGCCTTGTAACTGAGCACTCCCacgagattcaggtgccacccagttgatcAACAGAGTGCCCCGCctgtgtttgtactggtggtgcacatctgcacatgccttggtgcgcagaacaaaatttattctgcctctgGATGGAAAATTAGAGGGTATGCTGACTGGGACCTCCCACTCGGTGCACCCCAGAGTCCCACACCCCGGCCCCCAAGACAATGCAGCAACACGCTCTCTAGAGGTCTGGAAACGTCCTTTCCTCCCCTATGCCATATCAGCCCCAACCTCGGTTAACTGGAGCACACTCTCCAGAGGCCCAGGTCTCTGACTGGGAAGGAACTCACGTGCTCTCCTCTCCGATCAGCTTGTAGAAGGACCCCTCAGCCAGCGGATTACCCTCTAGAGTTAGTGTCCTGTAGAGAAGAGCAGATGCTAGTCAAGGTGAAAGGAAAGTCACTTGGCCTgttgacatgcagccacctctggtgtGGAACACGGAAGCTGTTTAACAGCGACAAACACTACATCACTACCTGGAAGGGAACCTAGTGATTACAGCATCCCATTGAAACGGCAGCAGGGGTGTGAGGTAAGCAGCAGGCACCCCGCTGGGGCTTTGGGCAGGACAGTGGAGCTGGTGGCTCGGCTTTGCTCTGGCACCAAGCAGGCAAAGCACGGCTTGTCTTCAGGTCACATCTCACTAGCTGCTTCCACAACAATTACACTAAACCAGAAGAGGACAAGTGGTCCTCCTTTCTGAGACAGTAACCAAGGTGGAAACAGCTGCCTCCAGTACCGTCTGAGGGCCTCGAGTGCTGCAGCTGAGCTCTCACTTACTTGAGATTGGGGCAGTTTGGCAGGATAGCGATCAGAGAGAGGAGCGAGAGGTCCGTCAGGCCAACCTTCCAGAGGCTGAAAGAAGAGAGGCACGGTAGCCTAAGTAGCAGCTTCCAGAGAAATCTTGAAGCATTCGCATCcctagatggggaaactgaggcatgaagagGCATTGCCCCAAGTCCCACAGCAAACCCATGGCACAGCCAGGCTACAACATCAGTCTCCTGACCCCTTCACCACCATCCACCCTCCGAATGCCAGTGCAAGTGTTTCCCAGAACCTGAGCCCTGGTGTTCCGGGGGCCCCACACAAAATACTCTTTTTAAAGCACCAGCAGGGCTCTTAGATTAATTCTAGGTCTGAAGAGTCCCACTCGGTGACAGCAGGATGGGGATCACAGAGCAGTAGGAGTCAATGCCCTGGGAGGAGGCTAAGCACATGAGCAGGAGGTTTGCATACTGAGGGGTTAGAGAGCTGAGCTTGCGCTGTATTTTCCTTGCTGGTCTCTGAGCCCTTTCAGCCACAGAGCACCTGGCaccacccagcccctcactcactGAACCGCCTGCAGGTTGGCCAGGGCGGGTAGACACTTGCTGAGAACACCCAGcattttctcttccattttccaACCTGCCAGAGACAAACAGGTGTCATTTGTTTTGCAGAAGGGAAACACAGGTGCAATGTGAGGCCTCCCCCAGCTTTGTGGACACCCCGGGATGGTTTGGATGTCGCTTTGAAccagtgctgagagctgttgggATTCTTGTATAGCctatggttttaaaaaaaggctccgGAGGCAATCACATCAATTACGGGCCAATAACTACCCGCAGTACCTGGCAAATGGGTTCCAGCTCTGGTGAATTCACCCAGTGCTGAACACAATAGGCTGGGGAAGAGCCAGCCTGGCTTCTGTACAGGGcaatcatgcctcaccaacctACGAGACGGCTGAGGGGGCCAACAGGGTAGTCCAGAGGACAGAGTGCACCTGAACTTTCAGGAGAA from the Carettochelys insculpta isolate YL-2023 chromosome 30, ASM3395843v1, whole genome shotgun sequence genome contains:
- the LRRC71 gene encoding leucine-rich repeat-containing protein 71 isoform X3, producing MGKKGDRAAKEKLAGVSLDEEGKNVAKKPDQHGEEEYRCTGVLEQDFNELCSRAGFTKIPKVTVRLRSSTTNLFPADESDTLAEKEVPASLTTIQSKYAYFQPCLQTELEHDDPKSTREIFVRGWKMEEKMLGVLSKCLPALANLQAVHLWKVGLTDLSLLSLIAILPNCPNLKTLTLEGNPLAEGSFYKLIGEESTLAHVSLRNNSIGDAQARRIGQALSTLRSCNNSLVSLTLSFNHISDLGAGYIAEGLRLNRSLLSLSLAHNHIGDPGALKLAEVLGPFALTHTEVVERRRLLLEKELQERSRSPLRHADVKSIERPSSLISNTTIDKLQAAKQSKTTSKKKELLKKEEKAQGGAAGAGGVTGGPALAPAKKEDPKQAKKWNQITEQGLKAFLAAMESQQQAGKATAGVKGQMGLLRLSLGKNRFPAESKTFAKLQELMLPRNPILRQQQPKVSDDELVAPS
- the LRRC71 gene encoding leucine-rich repeat-containing protein 71 isoform X2; the protein is MGKKGDRAAKEKLAGVSLDEEGKNVAKKPDQHGEEEYRCTGVLEQDFNELCSRAGFTKIPKVTVRLRSSTTNLFPADESDTLAEKEVPASLTTIQSKYAYFQPCLQTELEHDDPKSTREIFVRGWKMEEKMLGVLSKCLPALANLQAVHLWKVGLTDLSLLSLIAILPNCPNLKTLTLEGNPLAEGSFYKLIGEESTLAHVSLRNNSIGDAQARRIGQALSTLRSCNNSLVSLTLSFNHISDLGAGYIAEPLRHADVKSIERPSSLISNTTIDKLQAAKQSKTTSKKKELLKKEEKAQGGAAGAGGVTGGPALAPAKKEDPKQAKKLVSTPEQKVVRGKGTKPGSREKRSLLPEQEVLEPTEIVNPLLEQAEHRDGKVFLPGNRVLINLNLSWNQITEQGLKAFLAAMESQQQAGKATAGVKGQMGLLRLSLGKNRFPAESKTFAKLQELMLPRNPILRQQQPKVSDDELVAPS
- the LRRC71 gene encoding leucine-rich repeat-containing protein 71 isoform X1; the encoded protein is MGKKGDRAAKEKLAGVSLDEEGKNVAKKPDQHGEEEYRCTGVLEQDFNELCSRAGFTKIPKVTVRLRSSTTNLFPADESDTLAEKEVPASLTTIQSKYAYFQPCLQTELEHDDPKSTREIFVRGWKMEEKMLGVLSKCLPALANLQAVHLWKVGLTDLSLLSLIAILPNCPNLKTLTLEGNPLAEGSFYKLIGEESTLAHVSLRNNSIGDAQARRIGQALSTLRSCNNSLVSLTLSFNHISDLGAGYIAEGLRLNRSLLSLSLAHNHIGDPGALKLAEVLGPFALTHTEVVERRRLLLEKELQERSRSPLRHADVKSIERPSSLISNTTIDKLQAAKQSKTTSKKKELLKKEEKAQGGAAGAGGVTGGPALAPAKKEDPKQAKKLVSTPEQKVVRGKGTKPGSREKRSLLPEQEVLEPTEIVNPLLEQAEHRDGKVFLPGNRVLINLNLSWNQITEQGLKAFLAAMESQQQAGKATAGVKGQMGLLRLSLGKNRFPAESKTFAKLQELMLPRNPILRQQQPKVSDDELVAPS